One genomic window of Silurus meridionalis isolate SWU-2019-XX chromosome 22, ASM1480568v1, whole genome shotgun sequence includes the following:
- the LOC124376345 gene encoding olfactory receptor 52Z1-like, translating into MDYSVNVTYLTLEGHVDLVHYRYLYFMFTFIFYIMIICFNTVIISVIFKKKCLHEPMYIFIAALLCNALFGSFALYPKLLTDLLSEKQITSFGACLFQAFCIYTYGSSEFTLLSAMAYDRYVSICKPLHYATLIKMSTVRKLIFLSWFVPCCENAVGVLLTSRLQLCKSKLNRIYCDNYSIVKLSCGEISLNNSWGLFIFSIAVFPPVIFIIFSYIRILAVCLKNSKDFRRKALQTCLPHLLIFINFSINACFEVINNRIESKQIPHAITIILSVIPLVVPPLINPIIYGLKMHEIFNSIRRLIIWGSRVQV; encoded by the coding sequence ATGGATTATTCAGTCAATGTAACATATTTAACACTAGAGGGACATGTGGATTTAGTGCATTACagatatctttattttatgtttactttcatattttatataatgattaTCTGTTTTAATACTGTTATTATTTCAGTTATATTCAAAAAGAAATGTCTCCATGAGCCCATGTACATTTTCATTGCTGCTTTACTTTGTAATGCTCTCTTTGGATCATTTGCACTTTATCCAAAACTTCTCACTGATTTACTGTCTGAAAAACAAATCACTTCTTTTGGAGCTTGTTTATTTCaagcattttgtatttacacaTATGGATCATCAGAGTTTACACTCCTATCAGCTATGGCTTATGACAGATATGTGTCCATCTGTAAACCTTTACATTATGCAACTCTTATAAAAATGTCCACTGTCAGAAAGCTAATATTTTTGTCATGGTTTGTGCCTTGCTGTGAAAATGCTGTTGGTGTTCTTCTAACATCCCGTCTGCAGCTGTGTAAATCTAAATTAAACAGAATATACTGTGATAATTATTCTATTGTGAAATTAAGCTGTGGTGAAATATCTCTGAATAACTCATGGGGGCTCTTTATTTTCAGCATCGCTGTCTTTCCTCCAGTGATTTTTATAATCTTCTCGTACATTCGAATTCTTGCTGTGTGTTTAAAGAATTCAAAAGATTTTAGAAGAAAAGCTTTACAGACCTGTTTACCACATCTTTTAATTTTCATAAATTTCTCTATCAATGCATGTTTTGAAGTAATAAATAACAGAatagaatcaaaacaaattCCACATGCAATTACCATTATCCTGTCAGTAATCCCGTTAGTTGTTCCTCCTCTCATAAATCCAATTATATATGGATTAAAAATGCATGAGATTTTTAACAGTATCAGGAGACTGATTATTTGGGGGAGTCGTGTACAAGTTTAG